CATACACAACCTCCGCATAATCTGCTACATGCGAAACAGTCGTTCCGTTTGCCGCACCAAGATACAGAACGACAGCGTCCGAAGAAAGATCTGTTGATTTGTCCAGATACCAGAGTGCGGACAACTTGCTTCGGTACGGATCCCACACCCGATGTCCGCCAATCATCCGCTCGCCGTACACGCCGCCTTCGCCCGCGGACACCAGCGTCCCATCAACCGAGATCATTTGTCGGCCTCCATCAGATGATCGATCTTCGCATTTGCTTCGTCAACAAACTTCGGATCAAGCTCCCCCCGATAGTAATCCAGTCTGGCTGCGATCACCAGTTTTGCTGCAAGGGCTCTGGCTACATGGCCGCGAACCTCACGCGGAGCATTGTGAACACGCCGGTGCTGGAACATAATGCCATGTTTTGGCGAGGGCGAACCGGTACGGATGTGAGAGAAGAGTGCTCCTTCGGCTCCGATTACCTGCATGGATGAACCGGGCATTTTTGCAGCAGCAGCAAGGCCTCCGGCACGCGACACGAGGCGGGCGGCCACGAGGCCTCCCACCAGAGCACTCATGTTGGGAATTACTGATACTGCGGATCGCGAGACTTCTTTCATCAGATTTGTTCTGGCATTTGACATCGACAAAATTTCTCTGGCAACTTTTTTCATTGGTTCGGTTCCGTTCTTTCCAATAATCGGCAGAAGTTTTGCGGCTCCGGCTCCCGAGCCGCGATACTTGCGGGAAAATGCAGGAGTGATGGAGATGTACCAGTCGATCAATCGTTCGGTGAGGAGGTTGATCACGGTGTCCATTTCATCGAGTGTTCGAACCATTTGCAGGAGTTCAACGTCTTTTTCCTGCGAACATGCGGCAATGCCTTCCTCGGCCATGTATATTGTAGTGCGGCGGAGGGTTTCGATGTAGTCGTGCCGGTCTTTTACCAGACCAAGTTTCTGTGCCTGCTTCCAGTCACAGGGGACGTATTTTGCCATATCGGTTTTTGTCGTGCGAATCCGTGCGGCGACATTTGCTGGGTCTGTTGAGATGTCAGTTCCCGACCCGTACCAGTACATGTACTATAGTGTGTTTCAGGTCGGGATATAGGTATGCGGATGGATTTTGCGTGGTAGGATTCAATATTTTGTGTC
This genomic stretch from Methanorbis furvi harbors:
- a CDS encoding RNA-processing protein, with amino-acid sequence MYWYGSGTDISTDPANVAARIRTTKTDMAKYVPCDWKQAQKLGLVKDRHDYIETLRRTTIYMAEEGIAACSQEKDVELLQMVRTLDEMDTVINLLTERLIDWYISITPAFSRKYRGSGAGAAKLLPIIGKNGTEPMKKVAREILSMSNARTNLMKEVSRSAVSVIPNMSALVGGLVAARLVSRAGGLAAAAKMPGSSMQVIGAEGALFSHIRTGSPSPKHGIMFQHRRVHNAPREVRGHVARALAAKLVIAARLDYYRGELDPKFVDEANAKIDHLMEADK